From the genome of Ralstonia pickettii, one region includes:
- the ispH gene encoding 4-hydroxy-3-methylbut-2-enyl diphosphate reductase, producing MSHAVNAPLDSIDPVTQADAEVLLAQPRGFCAGVDRAIEIVERALELFGAPIYVRHEIVHNAYVVGDLRNKGAVFVQELDDVPVGGTVIFSAHGVSRAVREAAEARGLRVFDATCPLVTKVHVEVSKMRAQGFEIIMIGHKGHPEVEGTMGQANDGMLLVESVDDVAHLEVKDPTRLAYVTQTTLSVDETQEIVAAIKARFPAVHEPKKQDICYATQNRQDAVKFMAPQVEVVIVVGSPNSSNSNRLRELAEKLGVPAYMVDTPEQVKPEWVAGKRRVGLTAGASAPEELAQSIVDRLKALGARTVRPLDGIQENMSFPLPRGLQMN from the coding sequence ATGAGCCACGCTGTGAACGCCCCGCTCGATTCAATTGATCCTGTCACCCAGGCCGACGCTGAAGTCTTGCTGGCGCAGCCGCGCGGCTTCTGCGCCGGCGTGGATCGCGCCATCGAGATCGTCGAGCGCGCACTGGAGTTGTTTGGCGCGCCCATCTACGTGCGCCACGAGATCGTGCACAACGCCTATGTCGTTGGCGATCTGCGCAACAAGGGCGCGGTGTTCGTGCAGGAACTTGACGACGTGCCGGTGGGCGGCACGGTCATCTTCAGCGCGCATGGTGTGTCGCGGGCGGTTCGCGAGGCGGCCGAGGCGCGCGGCTTGCGCGTGTTCGATGCGACGTGCCCGCTGGTGACCAAGGTGCACGTGGAAGTCTCGAAGATGCGCGCGCAGGGTTTCGAGATCATCATGATCGGGCACAAGGGCCATCCCGAGGTGGAGGGCACCATGGGCCAGGCCAACGACGGCATGTTGTTGGTCGAATCCGTCGACGACGTTGCGCACCTCGAAGTGAAGGACCCGACGCGCCTAGCGTACGTGACGCAAACCACGCTGTCTGTGGATGAGACCCAGGAAATTGTTGCTGCGATCAAGGCGCGCTTTCCGGCGGTGCACGAGCCGAAGAAGCAGGACATCTGCTACGCGACGCAGAATCGGCAAGACGCTGTGAAGTTCATGGCACCGCAAGTGGAAGTGGTGATCGTAGTCGGCAGCCCGAACAGCTCGAACTCGAACCGCCTGCGCGAGTTGGCCGAAAAGCTTGGAGTGCCTGCCTATATGGTGGATACGCCTGAACAGGTCAAACCTGAATGGGTAGCCGGCAAGCGTCGCGTGGGCCTGACCGCCGGTGCGTCGGCTCCCGAGGAGTTGGCGCAATCGATCGTCGATCGGCTCAAGGCGCTGGGTGCACGCACCGTGCGTCCGCTCGACGGCATTCAGGAAAACATGTCCTTCCCCCTTCCGAGGGGGCTTCAAATGAATTGA
- a CDS encoding FKBP-type peptidyl-prolyl cis-trans isomerase, with amino-acid sequence MQNLVNEASATTPSGAGKVVGPDSFLTLHYRIALENDTDIVTTFDDKPATLLLGQGQMAPTLEQALLGMREGERTTFRLAPEHAFGPRNPELLQRVSLATLRENSSFEEDYQPGDLVEFNAPSGGKYAGVLKEVGETSALFDFNHPLAGQTIVFEVQLIGIL; translated from the coding sequence GTGCAAAATTTGGTGAACGAGGCGTCCGCGACGACGCCAAGCGGCGCAGGCAAGGTGGTCGGCCCGGATTCATTTCTGACGCTGCACTATCGCATCGCGCTCGAAAACGACACGGACATCGTCACCACCTTCGACGACAAGCCGGCAACGCTGCTGCTCGGCCAAGGCCAGATGGCCCCCACGCTGGAGCAAGCACTGCTCGGTATGCGCGAAGGCGAGCGCACGACGTTCCGCCTGGCTCCCGAGCACGCGTTCGGCCCCCGCAATCCTGAACTGCTGCAGCGGGTGTCACTGGCCACGCTGCGCGAAAACTCGTCGTTCGAAGAGGATTACCAGCCGGGCGACCTGGTTGAGTTCAATGCGCCGAGCGGCGGTAAATATGCCGGCGTCCTCAAGGAAGTCGGTGAGACCTCCGCATTGTTCGACTTCAACCACCCGCTGGCTGGCCAGACGATCGTGTTTGAAGTCCAATTGATCGGCATTCTCTGA
- the radC gene encoding RadC family protein: MAIVDWPAHERPREKLLAHGPTALSDAELLAIFLRVGMPGKSAVDLARELLTHFGSLARLCHASQQEFSSINGMGPAKYAQLHALLEVARRAFKEDFARGQTFDSPQSVKDFLRLTLGHRPHEVFACFFLDVRHRLIAWEELFQGTLTEARVYPREIAKRALHHNAAAVILAHNHPTGHTEPSESDINLTRELRRALALLDVIVLDHMIVGRSDVYGFLEHGKM; this comes from the coding sequence ATGGCAATCGTCGACTGGCCGGCCCACGAGCGGCCACGTGAAAAACTGCTCGCCCATGGCCCCACGGCCCTCTCCGATGCGGAACTGCTGGCCATCTTCCTGCGCGTGGGGATGCCGGGCAAAAGCGCCGTCGACCTCGCCCGGGAATTACTCACCCACTTCGGGTCGCTCGCGCGCCTGTGCCACGCGTCACAACAAGAGTTCTCGTCAATCAACGGCATGGGCCCCGCCAAATACGCGCAATTGCACGCCCTGCTGGAAGTTGCGCGACGCGCATTCAAAGAAGACTTCGCTCGCGGCCAGACCTTTGATTCGCCACAAAGCGTGAAGGATTTTTTACGCCTCACGCTCGGCCATCGCCCGCACGAGGTGTTCGCATGCTTCTTTCTAGATGTGCGACACCGGCTGATTGCCTGGGAAGAACTCTTCCAGGGCACGCTGACGGAAGCCCGCGTGTACCCGCGCGAAATCGCCAAGCGCGCGCTGCACCACAATGCGGCTGCAGTGATCCTGGCCCATAACCACCCCACGGGCCATACCGAACCCAGCGAATCCGACATCAACCTGACCCGCGAGTTGCGTCGCGCGCTGGCCTTACTCGACGTGATTGTTCTGGATCACATGATCGTTGGCCGCAGCGACGTTTATGGCTTCCTCGAACACGGCAAAATGTAG
- the rpmB gene encoding 50S ribosomal protein L28, whose product MARVCQVTGKAPMVGNNVSHANNKTKRRFLPNLQNRRFWVESENRWVSLRVSNAGLRLIDKKGIDEVLVDLRARGEV is encoded by the coding sequence ATGGCACGCGTCTGTCAAGTGACCGGGAAAGCGCCGATGGTCGGCAATAACGTTTCCCACGCAAACAACAAGACCAAGCGCCGTTTTCTGCCGAACCTGCAGAATCGCCGCTTCTGGGTCGAATCCGAAAACCGCTGGGTCAGCCTGCGCGTCTCGAACGCTGGTCTGCGCCTGATCGATAAAAAAGGCATCGACGAAGTGCTCGTGGATCTGCGCGCACGCGGCGAAGTCTAA
- the rpmG gene encoding 50S ribosomal protein L33 — MASKGGRDKIKLESTAGTGHFYTTTKNKRTKPEKMEIMKFDPVARKHVAYKETKIK, encoded by the coding sequence ATGGCCAGCAAAGGCGGACGCGACAAGATCAAGCTGGAATCGACCGCAGGTACGGGTCATTTCTACACGACCACCAAGAACAAGCGCACCAAGCCGGAAAAGATGGAGATCATGAAGTTCGATCCCGTCGCCCGCAAGCACGTCGCTTACAAGGAAACCAAGATCAAGTAA
- the nadB gene encoding L-aspartate oxidase — MNFDVAVVGSGLAGLTVALHLADHRRVVVISKRSLPEGASDWAQGGIAAVLDSGDSHDEHVDDTLIAGAGLCDEAATRYIVENGRSAIEWLIGHGVPFTRDEQAELGFHLTREGGHRHRRIIHAADATGHAVVTTLVEKVRNHPNITLLEDHFAIDLITDAKLGRPGMRCHGLYALDIASGHVKTITASQTVMATGGAGKVYLYTTNPDTASGDGIAMAWRAGCRVANMEFIQFHPTCLYHPFAKSFLITEAVRGEGGKLILPDGTRFMPAHDDRAELAPRDIVARAIDFEMKKRGLDCVYLDISHQSPAFLKEHFPTIMARCLELGIDITREPIPVVPAAHYTCGGVVTDHLGRTDIAGLYAVGETAYTGLHGANRLASNSLLECMVIGRGAAEDILAQPPSDPTSVQIPAWDESRVTDPDEEVVVSHNWDELRRMMWNYVGIVRTNKRLERAQHRIALLREEITEYYANFRVSHDLLELRNLVEAASLIVDSALSRHESRGLHFSRDYPETLPKALPTVMQPTHRQIARKR, encoded by the coding sequence ATGAATTTCGATGTTGCCGTTGTTGGCAGCGGCTTGGCGGGCCTGACCGTCGCCCTGCACCTAGCCGATCACCGTCGCGTGGTTGTCATCAGCAAACGCAGCCTGCCGGAAGGCGCAAGCGATTGGGCGCAGGGTGGCATTGCCGCCGTGCTCGATTCGGGCGACAGCCACGATGAGCACGTCGACGACACGCTCATCGCCGGGGCTGGATTGTGCGATGAAGCTGCCACCCGTTACATCGTCGAAAACGGGCGCTCGGCCATTGAATGGCTGATTGGCCATGGCGTGCCTTTCACACGCGACGAGCAGGCTGAACTCGGCTTCCACCTGACGCGCGAGGGCGGCCACCGCCATCGACGCATCATCCATGCCGCCGATGCCACGGGCCATGCTGTGGTCACGACGCTCGTCGAGAAGGTGCGCAATCACCCGAACATCACGCTGCTGGAAGACCACTTCGCGATCGACCTGATTACCGACGCGAAGCTCGGTCGTCCGGGCATGCGCTGCCATGGCCTCTACGCGCTCGACATTGCATCGGGCCATGTCAAGACGATTACCGCCAGCCAAACCGTGATGGCCACGGGCGGCGCGGGTAAGGTCTATCTCTACACGACGAATCCGGACACGGCCAGCGGCGACGGTATTGCCATGGCCTGGCGAGCGGGCTGCCGCGTGGCGAACATGGAGTTCATCCAGTTCCATCCCACGTGCCTGTACCACCCCTTCGCGAAGTCCTTCCTGATTACCGAAGCCGTGCGCGGTGAAGGCGGCAAGCTGATCCTGCCCGACGGCACGCGTTTCATGCCCGCGCACGACGATCGCGCCGAATTGGCTCCACGCGATATCGTCGCTCGCGCGATCGACTTCGAGATGAAGAAACGTGGCCTGGACTGCGTTTATCTGGACATCAGCCATCAGAGCCCGGCGTTCCTCAAGGAACATTTCCCGACCATCATGGCGCGCTGCCTGGAGCTGGGCATCGACATCACGCGCGAACCGATTCCGGTTGTGCCGGCGGCGCACTACACCTGCGGCGGTGTGGTGACGGACCACCTCGGGCGCACGGATATCGCCGGCCTGTACGCCGTTGGCGAGACGGCATACACCGGCCTGCACGGCGCCAACCGGCTGGCGAGCAATTCGTTGCTGGAATGCATGGTGATCGGGCGTGGCGCGGCGGAAGACATCCTCGCGCAACCGCCCTCGGACCCCACATCGGTGCAGATTCCCGCATGGGATGAGAGCCGCGTGACCGACCCCGATGAGGAAGTCGTCGTCTCACACAACTGGGACGAGCTGCGTCGCATGATGTGGAACTACGTCGGCATCGTGCGCACGAACAAGCGACTCGAGCGGGCGCAGCACCGCATTGCGTTGTTACGCGAAGAGATTACGGAGTACTACGCCAACTTCCGCGTGAGCCACGATCTGCTGGAGTTGCGTAACCTCGTCGAGGCCGCCTCGCTGATTGTCGACAGCGCGCTGTCACGGCATGAGAGCCGCGGCCTGCATTTCTCACGCGACTACCCTGAAACGCTGCCCAAGGCGCTGCCGACGGTCATGCAGCCGACCCATCGACAGATCGCCCGGAAACGCTGA
- the nadC gene encoding carboxylating nicotinate-nucleotide diphosphorylase, with translation MTAAQMNTTRLAPAAEAIFDSFGPALREALSANVATAIAEDVGTGDRTGLLIPADRHARARVIVREHAVLCGTPWFDACMRAVDSALRVTWRQHEGDCMSPDSVVCEIEGPARSLLTAERPSLNFLQLLSGVATATSRYAAAVEGTRARVLDTRKTLPGLRLAQKYAVRIGGGENQRLALYDGILIKENHIAAAGGVTAALRAAQALNAGVTIQIEVETLAQLDEALAAGATSVLLDNFEPAAMREAVRLTAGRALLEVSGGVNIETIRTFAETGVDRISVGALTKDVRATDFSLRIVE, from the coding sequence ATGACGGCAGCGCAGATGAACACGACGCGTCTCGCCCCCGCGGCTGAGGCAATTTTCGATAGCTTTGGCCCGGCACTGCGCGAGGCGTTGTCTGCCAACGTGGCGACAGCCATTGCCGAGGACGTTGGCACGGGCGACCGCACTGGCTTGCTGATCCCCGCCGATCGCCATGCGCGCGCGCGCGTGATCGTGCGCGAGCATGCTGTGCTCTGTGGCACGCCCTGGTTTGACGCCTGCATGCGCGCCGTTGACTCGGCGTTGCGCGTCACGTGGCGCCAGCACGAAGGCGATTGCATGTCACCCGATTCCGTGGTGTGCGAGATCGAAGGCCCGGCGCGTTCGCTGCTGACGGCGGAGCGCCCGTCGCTGAACTTCCTGCAGTTGCTGTCCGGTGTGGCGACGGCGACTTCGCGTTACGCCGCTGCCGTCGAAGGCACGCGCGCCCGCGTGCTCGACACGCGCAAGACGCTGCCGGGCTTGCGTCTGGCGCAGAAGTACGCGGTGCGGATTGGTGGCGGGGAGAATCAACGTCTGGCCTTGTACGACGGCATCCTGATCAAGGAAAACCATATCGCTGCGGCGGGTGGCGTGACGGCGGCCCTGCGTGCAGCGCAGGCGTTGAATGCCGGTGTGACGATCCAGATCGAGGTGGAAACGCTCGCTCAGCTGGATGAGGCGCTGGCGGCCGGTGCCACCTCCGTGCTGCTCGACAACTTCGAGCCGGCCGCGATGCGCGAGGCTGTGCGCTTGACCGCGGGCAGGGCGCTGCTGGAGGTGTCCGGCGGCGTCAACATCGAGACGATCCGCACCTTTGCCGAGACGGGCGTGGACCGCATCTCCGTCGGCGCGCTCACGAAAGACGTGCGCGCGACCGACTTCTCTTTGCGGATCGTCGAGTAA
- the nadA gene encoding quinolinate synthase NadA, whose amino-acid sequence METHIKTVEFERPDMLSDAQSGASCVAHAWAKVPPVLSREERDDLKARIKRLLKEREAVLVAHYYVDADLQDLAEETGGCVSDSLEMARFGRDHSAKTLIVAGVRFMGETAKILSPEKTVLMPDLDATCSLDLGCPPDEFAAFCDAHPDRTVVVYANTSAAVKARADWMVTSSIGLKIVQHLHAQGKKILWAPDRHLGSYIQKQTGADMLMWQGSCLVHDEFKGVELDLLRAEHPNAKILVHPESPESVVAQADVVGSTSQLIAAAQSLSAQEFIVATDNGILHKMRMAAPGKRFIEAPTAGNAATCKSCAHCPWMAMNALTNLAEVLETGRNEIHVDPVIGQQAVVCIDRMLDFAAREKAAVRPQGDLAANAQLFQGIGPA is encoded by the coding sequence ATGGAAACCCACATCAAGACGGTTGAATTCGAGCGCCCGGATATGCTTTCCGATGCGCAATCCGGTGCAAGTTGCGTGGCCCACGCCTGGGCCAAGGTGCCGCCGGTGCTGTCGCGTGAGGAACGCGACGACCTGAAGGCCCGCATCAAGCGTCTCCTCAAGGAACGTGAGGCCGTGCTGGTCGCGCATTACTACGTTGACGCCGACCTGCAGGATCTAGCCGAGGAAACCGGTGGCTGCGTATCCGATTCGCTGGAAATGGCGCGCTTTGGCCGCGACCATTCGGCCAAGACATTGATCGTGGCTGGCGTGCGCTTCATGGGCGAGACTGCCAAGATCCTGAGCCCCGAAAAGACCGTACTGATGCCGGATCTGGACGCCACCTGCTCTCTGGATCTGGGCTGCCCGCCGGATGAGTTCGCCGCTTTCTGCGACGCGCATCCGGATCGCACTGTGGTCGTCTACGCCAATACCAGCGCCGCCGTGAAGGCGCGCGCGGACTGGATGGTGACGTCTTCCATCGGCCTGAAGATCGTGCAGCACCTGCACGCGCAGGGAAAGAAGATCCTGTGGGCACCCGATCGCCACCTCGGCAGCTACATTCAGAAGCAGACCGGCGCCGATATGCTGATGTGGCAGGGCTCGTGCCTCGTGCACGACGAGTTCAAGGGCGTGGAGCTTGACCTGCTGCGCGCTGAGCACCCGAACGCGAAGATCCTTGTGCATCCGGAATCGCCGGAATCGGTGGTGGCACAGGCTGATGTGGTGGGTTCGACTTCGCAGCTCATTGCGGCGGCCCAGTCGTTGTCGGCGCAGGAGTTCATCGTCGCGACCGACAACGGCATCCTGCACAAGATGCGCATGGCCGCCCCGGGCAAGCGCTTCATCGAGGCGCCGACCGCTGGCAATGCGGCCACCTGCAAAAGCTGCGCGCATTGCCCCTGGATGGCGATGAATGCGCTGACCAATCTGGCTGAGGTGCTGGAAACCGGTCGCAACGAGATCCACGTCGATCCGGTCATCGGGCAACAAGCCGTGGTCTGCATCGACCGCATGCTGGACTTTGCCGCGCGCGAGAAAGCCGCGGTTCGCCCACAAGGCGACCTGGCCGCCAACGCACAACTCTTTCAAGGAATCGGCCCGGCATGA
- a CDS encoding DesA family fatty acid desaturase: MIDSFLTFLANGTLDWAWWQILIFTLVMTHITIASVTIFLHRCQAHRALDVHPIAGHFFRFWLWLTTGMVTKEWTAIHRKHHAKCETEEDPHSPQTRGIRKVLMEGAELYRAEAKNKETIQKFGHGTPDDWVEKNVYSKFTWQGVGLMLILDVLMFGALGLTVWAVQMLWIPIHAAGIINGLGHFWGYRNFDCEDASTNVSPWGIIIGGEELHNNHHTYATSAKFSVKWYEFDIGWGYIRALEIVGLAKVKKVAPKARFGDVKPVDQNTLEAIIANRYDVMARYAKTVKAAYRQELAKLKDSRVVEYRALKPARKWFHRDETKLGAPQREQLSQIVSDHSALHTFVEMRRELGALWGRSNATREQLLHQLQEWCKRAEESGIHALQEFAVRLRRYA, translated from the coding sequence TTGATCGACTCCTTTCTGACTTTCCTTGCCAACGGCACCCTCGATTGGGCCTGGTGGCAAATCCTGATTTTCACGCTGGTGATGACGCACATCACCATCGCCAGCGTCACGATTTTTCTGCACCGCTGCCAAGCGCACCGGGCGCTGGACGTGCATCCCATCGCCGGACACTTCTTCCGTTTCTGGCTGTGGCTGACTACCGGCATGGTCACGAAGGAATGGACCGCCATTCACCGCAAGCACCACGCCAAGTGCGAAACCGAAGAGGATCCGCACAGCCCGCAGACCCGCGGCATCCGCAAGGTGCTGATGGAAGGCGCCGAGCTGTATCGCGCTGAGGCCAAGAACAAGGAAACGATCCAGAAGTTCGGCCACGGTACGCCGGACGATTGGGTCGAGAAGAACGTGTATTCGAAGTTCACGTGGCAAGGCGTCGGTTTGATGCTGATCCTCGACGTGCTGATGTTCGGTGCGCTGGGCCTCACGGTGTGGGCCGTGCAAATGCTGTGGATCCCGATCCACGCTGCCGGCATCATCAACGGCCTGGGCCACTTCTGGGGCTACCGCAACTTCGACTGCGAAGACGCTTCGACGAACGTGTCGCCGTGGGGCATCATCATCGGCGGCGAAGAGCTGCACAACAACCACCACACGTACGCCACGTCGGCCAAGTTCTCGGTCAAGTGGTATGAGTTCGACATCGGCTGGGGCTACATCCGCGCGCTCGAAATCGTCGGTTTGGCGAAGGTCAAGAAGGTGGCGCCCAAGGCGCGCTTTGGGGACGTGAAGCCGGTCGACCAGAACACGCTGGAAGCCATCATCGCCAACCGCTACGACGTGATGGCGCGCTACGCCAAGACGGTCAAGGCGGCCTATCGCCAGGAACTGGCCAAGCTGAAGGACTCGCGCGTTGTCGAGTACCGCGCGTTGAAGCCGGCCCGCAAGTGGTTCCACCGCGACGAGACCAAGCTGGGCGCGCCGCAGCGCGAGCAGCTCTCGCAAATCGTGTCGGACCACTCGGCGCTGCACACCTTCGTTGAGATGCGCCGTGAGCTTGGCGCCCTGTGGGGCCGTTCGAACGCCACGCGCGAGCAACTGCTGCATCAGCTGCAGGAATGGTGCAAGCGCGCAGAGGAAAGCGGTATCCACGCACTGCAGGAATTTGCTGTGCGCCTGCGCCGCTACGCCTGA
- a CDS encoding mechanosensitive ion channel family protein — MNGLPLNLNHIALGHMIDDIVRDLGGPRFIWQLGVLILVLGAAWLLARPISRRLHSAHVNETFALRFAWSSLERAMFPLIGWLLVVGARYALVGTMPISVFRLAAVPLFGLAILYLGFYVLRRVLSANGELHGMLVLAERVLTTLMWIGMVLYVLGVLGDVVDYLDGIRFALGGKQKVSLAALLMGVVWILVTVLVAMWFGSWLDSRITRASAIDANLKVVLSRVTKAVLLLVSLLLSLSLVGIDLTVLSVFGGALGVGLGFGLQKIASNYVSGFIILLERSLKLGDQITVSTYTGIVTQIRTRYTVVRNGDGDTLVPNELMVAQAVQNHNERGTVRVAVRVQASYDADPESVLALLLQCAEGIPRVLPEPAPAAFMALFADSGIEYELGVWIGDPHNGKLGVQSDLNRAIYRRFKEAGIDIPYPQREVRVRVASALQQGVTRTSSDVTAPSTPSLSD; from the coding sequence ATGAACGGATTGCCGCTAAACCTGAATCACATTGCGCTGGGCCACATGATCGACGACATCGTCCGCGATCTGGGTGGCCCGCGCTTTATCTGGCAACTGGGCGTGCTGATACTGGTGCTCGGTGCCGCCTGGCTGCTGGCGCGGCCGATCTCGCGGCGCCTGCATTCGGCGCACGTGAACGAGACCTTCGCCCTGCGTTTTGCCTGGTCCAGCCTGGAGCGGGCGATGTTCCCGCTGATCGGCTGGCTGCTGGTGGTGGGCGCGCGCTATGCGCTGGTTGGCACCATGCCGATCAGCGTGTTCCGGCTGGCCGCGGTGCCGCTGTTTGGCCTGGCGATCCTGTATCTCGGCTTCTACGTGTTGCGCCGCGTGCTGTCGGCTAACGGCGAGCTGCACGGCATGCTCGTCCTCGCGGAGCGCGTGCTCACCACGCTGATGTGGATCGGCATGGTGCTCTACGTGCTGGGCGTGCTCGGCGATGTGGTGGATTACCTCGACGGCATCCGCTTTGCTCTGGGTGGCAAGCAGAAGGTGAGCCTGGCGGCCTTGCTGATGGGCGTGGTGTGGATTCTCGTCACTGTGCTGGTGGCCATGTGGTTCGGCTCGTGGCTGGACAGCCGCATCACGCGTGCTTCCGCGATCGATGCCAACCTGAAGGTGGTGTTGTCGCGTGTGACCAAGGCGGTGCTGCTGCTGGTGTCGCTGCTGCTGAGCCTCTCGCTGGTGGGCATCGACCTGACGGTGCTGTCGGTGTTTGGCGGCGCGCTTGGCGTCGGCCTGGGTTTCGGCTTGCAAAAGATCGCAAGCAATTACGTTTCGGGCTTCATCATCCTGTTGGAGCGCTCGCTCAAGCTGGGCGATCAGATTACCGTCAGCACGTACACCGGCATCGTCACGCAGATCCGCACCCGCTACACCGTGGTGCGCAATGGCGACGGCGATACGCTCGTCCCGAACGAACTGATGGTCGCGCAGGCCGTTCAGAACCACAACGAGCGCGGCACCGTGCGTGTGGCGGTGCGCGTGCAGGCGTCGTATGACGCTGATCCTGAAAGCGTGCTGGCGTTGCTGCTGCAATGTGCAGAGGGCATCCCGCGTGTTCTGCCCGAACCGGCGCCCGCCGCCTTCATGGCCCTGTTCGCCGACAGCGGCATCGAATATGAGCTTGGCGTCTGGATCGGCGATCCGCATAACGGCAAGCTGGGCGTGCAGTCCGACCTGAACCGCGCGATTTACCGTCGCTTCAAGGAAGCAGGCATCGATATCCCCTACCCGCAGCGGGAAGTGCGTGTGCGTGTGGCGTCGGCGCTGCAACAGGGCGTCACGCGCACTTCGAGTGATGTAACAGCCCCATCCACGCCATCACTGTCGGACTAA
- a CDS encoding phospholipase D family nuclease, with translation MMVRRFRWLLVAWLMFAAGSAALARSAPPVQPAKGTVQAAFTPDDDIEGLLADAIDQAREQVLVQAYLLSNKAITRALLAAHQRGVDVRVLADREQMTRSGGSRVPEVANAGIPVWLEVRYKNAHNKVIVIDPRGAHPVLVTGSFNFTQTAQRGNAENVLIVRGDADLAQRYAANWQKHVGDALPYRTQ, from the coding sequence ATGATGGTGCGCCGCTTCAGGTGGCTGCTGGTCGCATGGCTGATGTTTGCAGCCGGCAGTGCCGCGCTGGCCCGCAGCGCGCCGCCGGTGCAACCCGCCAAGGGCACGGTGCAGGCCGCGTTCACGCCCGATGACGACATCGAAGGCTTGTTGGCTGATGCCATCGACCAAGCACGTGAGCAGGTGCTGGTGCAGGCGTATCTGCTGTCGAACAAGGCGATTACGCGTGCACTGCTGGCGGCGCATCAGCGTGGCGTGGATGTGCGCGTGCTGGCCGACCGCGAGCAGATGACGCGCTCCGGCGGCAGCCGCGTGCCCGAGGTCGCCAACGCGGGCATCCCCGTGTGGCTGGAGGTGCGCTACAAGAATGCGCACAACAAGGTCATCGTGATCGACCCGCGCGGCGCGCATCCAGTGCTGGTCACGGGCAGCTTCAACTTCACGCAGACCGCACAGCGCGGCAACGCCGAGAACGTACTGATCGTGCGCGGCGACGCCGATCTCGCCCAGCGCTATGCCGCCAACTGGCAGAAGCATGTGGGTGACGCATTGCCCTATCGGACCCAGTAA